The Zonotrichia albicollis isolate bZonAlb1 chromosome 21, bZonAlb1.hap1, whole genome shotgun sequence genome segment CCTGGTGGCTGCACGAGCCCTGTGGTGGTGGCATCCATCCTGAGGTGATGGCTGAGCAAACCTGCTGTGGGCCATCCTCTTGGCCCAGGGCCAGGTGGTCACTCCGGGAGCTGTCTTCTGTCCTGGCTTTTTAGAATAAGAGTTTCCAAAAAAAGTGATGAGCATGGGATATTTGGAGGAAGGGGGAatataaacaaaataatttttgttgaAGTTAACTAGGAATATCTGcaacaggaaggaaagatggatttttctccccactccctgaAGTGCCCCTCTCTCTTTGTCCCACACATCACTTTTTCATTTCATTAGAAATGAAAAAGCATTTCTGGGGCTTCATATTCATTTATTTCCCCATTAGTGCCCAGAACTGAGTAAAACCTCTCTGCTGCCCTCGCAGAATTTGGGTTTAAGGGCTGAGTGTGAATCCCTCAATGGGCCTCAGACAGAGGAGGCAGCTTCACTTTGCTGCtgcttggctgggagctgctgctcagccccagagtgggcacagggacacgagagctcctttccctcccactTCCTTGGGCACACAGCCTGTTCTTCTGGCACCTGGCAGGGCTCAGACCCTCCTGAGgagccaggacagggctgcagGTCCAGGGGAGATGTCCTGTGAGCATCCCCCGTggaagcagctcccagcacccacacaggTGGAGCTGGCAGTGTCCCCCATGGAAGCTCAGCCTCACAGAGGCCTCcttgtgggagctgcaggtgtttGTGGCAGCAGCTTTGATCCTCAGGAGCTCCCCAGGGAGGGACATCTTccccctggctgtggctgcacgCAGCATCCCctcccctggagctgcttcccctgCTCTGGAATTGCTGCATTGATGCTGCAAATATTTTAACTCTGGTTCATTGACGAACTTTCCTCAAAGCCATTTGATTTTAGTCTTCACCAAGGAGCAAGATTTGGCAAATAGGACAATTTTTGTTGCATAAAGCAGGTAGCCTTCCTTAGTACTGAGAGTGGGCTCACCCCCACAcactgtcccatcccatcccatcccatcccatcccatcccatcccatcccatcccatcccatcccatcccatcccaggagCTCAGCATCCTCTGGCCACGTTCCTTGCCAGACAGCAAGCAGATAAGCAGCATTTTCCAAGGTGTTTTTTCACTAAAGGGGGAAAACAGTGAATTTACTATTTTAATATTAGAAATATTTGTTAGGAGAAGTGGACAAGCAGTTGTAGGAAATTAGCCTCAAATTAGCCTCTCCCTGTCCTGCTTCAGtggtggggatggggcaggagtgGAGTAGGGTCAGGGGTGGGACAAGGTCAGGGTCTCCTCTATGGCTGCTGTTGGACCCAGACTGAACAGGAATTGTGCTGTTGCCCACTTGTCttgggtttattttgcttttccctgTGGAACCTGTGCTGAGCAATGTGGGTTTGCCTTCAGTTATTCCTCAGAGCAGTGGGATCATGCTCTTGGAGTGTGTTTTCCATCCCTGTCACGGGGCCAGTTCCTGCAGGAACAGAACAAAACCAGCTCAGAAGGCAAGgacagcaccagcctggggatggtgcagcagcagctccgagGCTGCCCCTGATCCATGCTGGGCAGGAATCATCCCAGCTGGAAAAGTGAAAATCCGTGCAGCTTCCTCAGGTGTCACTGGAGATGCTGCAGCccttgtgccagggctgggcatcCCACAGCCAAGTTCTCCTGCTTGTTTTCTGTAGGGAGAAGCAGGTGGTGATGCTGAGGCCATGCAGGGAAGAGGCAGGTTGTAAGGCTCTAAATATCCCACATTTCTGATGAAATTCCTCTTCCCCACCCGCACCTTTCGGGGGAGTTTCCTGTTTGAAATAAGGCAGCTATAGGTATCAGGCTTCCTGGAAAAGAGGGCATGCAAAAAAGAGATTACAAAAAGTAAAACCTAAGCTGTTCCATTATGGTCGGGACTTGTAGAGCTAACTGTGTTTTAATTACTCGGGATAAACTGTACCCTCTCAAAAGGTGCAGAATAATGAAACTGTGAGATGGAAGAGAGAAGGCAGCTAATCCTGCTCCTGGCATGGAGATCCCACAGCCTCACAAAGCCCTGGGGGAGGGGGAGCCCTTTAAACCAGGCATTGCCAAGGTTTCCAAGAGCCCTGTttgtgaaaacaaaaacaaagccaaagaGGAGCGGAGCAGACGAAGCTCTGAATTTCAGAGAGGgttgctggatttttttccttctttttctatgcATTTTTATTCCCCATCTGAAGCTGCTGAGGGTGTGGTGGGACACTGGTGGCTGAGCTCCTCACCTGTCTTCAGCATCACCCACCAGCCTTGGAGGGGTCACCAATCCTCTTCTTGCCCCCAGGCTGGgcgttttttatttattttcttcaccCCTTTTTGTAGTCAGAGCCATTCTGAATCTCCAAAGCTGGATCAGATCCTCATCTCcaaatcattaaggttggaaaaggtcTCTGAGATCAAACtttgaccaaacaccaccaagagcactgagtgccacatccttGGGCACATCCAGGGGTGGGCACTccaaaacctccctgggcagccccttcccatgCCTGAACaccttttccatgaagaaattcctccttttgtccaatctgaaccttttctggCACAgtttgaggctgtttcctcttgggagaagaggctggTGCCAACCTGCAGCGGTGGCACTGCTGTGAGGGACCAGGACAAGTGTTGGACctgcagaaggagcagcaggatgaggcCAGGATTAAACACAGGAGGTGTTGGCAGGCAGggtggcagctggcagaggggaaaagctgcctcagtttccccccagGCTCTGGGCAGGTTTGGTGGCCACGTTTGCCATGCCGGGCTGGGAGCACTGCGGTAAAATGGCTCCTTGCTCCAGAACTAGGTCTGGGTGTGGAGAACATGTGGGCCTCGAGGACACGAGCGAGACTTAATGAGGTTTCCAGCATCTGATCTGAGGAGCGCACAACTCCAGAAAATATTAAACAAAAGCAAAGTATTTTTATCCCTGTTAATTACAGCGTCGTGGGCCCGAGCTGAAGTGGGTTTCAGCAGGACTTGCAGATGCTCGGCGCTTTTCTGCACTGAGCCACGTTCTTGTCAGTCAGCTCTCTGCTGAGCAGATGCAGTTAATTTAATTTTGACAGGCACCAGCGAAGTTGTGCAAGGGTCCGtcctcctcccctgctcctgctgcaccgGTTtgcaggggaaagggaaaatctTGATGCAGCAAACGGCTGGAATGTAAAGGCTGGACTTGAAAGTTATGAAATCCTGAACTGACAAGAGCACACTTCATTAAAAATTCATCTAAAATAGCCATTATAGAATAGTTGTGGTAATTAGCTGAGAGAATAGTTTTCTCTCCTGGCCTCTGATTCCTGACAGTAAGGAaggagggcagggaacagcCCAGAATCCCAAATGGTGCAGCCCGTGCAGCATCCCGCGCTGCAGCCGCGTAAATCACAAACCACGGCAGGAATTGCAGCGGGATGGAGCAGCTGGctgccactgcagggacagcccctgctcctgccagctccccctgctcctgagggaccagCCTGTGCACAGGAGGATGCTCAGCAGCAAACAGCtcgtggatttttagggaaTGAAGCGGTCGAGGGCTGTGTCGGTATCCACCAGGGCACTTTGGCTTTTTGCAGAGGGATTCAAACACCTGCAAAGTGTTGAAAGCCTGGCTGTGTGTCTTCATGGGACAAGGTGGGGAcggggcacaggttggacttggtgGTTTTGGAGGTGTTTTCCAGGCTGAGGGCTCTGTGGTGGCACTGCCCCATCTGactgccccaggctgggggCACTCAGCCTCTGGCCTTTTTTGGCATTAAACTTCCAGCCCCATTTTCCTCCCTCTGAACCACAGATGTTTAATTTTAGGCTGGCAGATGTTTCACTCCTGGCTGAGATCTGAGGCGAAGGCAAGATAGGGGTATTTATAAACCAGTAATATTTTTCCTATACTAATTCCAGATTACCTCCCTGTATAAATAGGTCACAAATCAAAGGCTACATTTCAGTACGTTGGTATAAATGTACTATTTGGGAAATGTAAACTCTCCCCGTTGGGACTCTGTGATGGATCTGTCCCAGGGTGCTTGCGTGTGTCCTCTGCGCCAGGTTTACATCTGCAGCAGatgctggggatgctgaggcTGTGGAGGGAAGATATTTCTGAGGTGGTCCCACTGCCAGTGGAAAATAGGCTGATGGAAgagaaatgttaaaatattaCTGTTTGAAAAGAGACTTTTTGCTGTGTACAGAAAGGATCATCCATCATGGAGCAGGTGGAGATGGGTTCTCCAGCCTTTTATTCAGGGTTTGAGATGTGTGGTTACATGTTGGGACTCTGTAGACATCAATTTTTGGGTGAGGCTCCATCGCTCTGATCTTTGTGTATCTCCCAATCCTATTCCTAAACCAGCAGCAGTTGTTTCTTACCCACAGGAGCACCTTGATGTTTTTGTGCAGTTTGGAGAACCCAAACTGGTGGGAATTGGGGCTTCGTGACTcattttgcagctctgctgtTTGGATTGTCAGGAAGTAAGGAGATGAGTGAGTGCTGGGGCCGTGTGTGTGTCCAGCAATCCCCAGGCACTCACCTGAGCAGCCCATCCCCAGCAAAACTCAGGTGGGACGTGCAGGAATCCCAGTGTCACCCAACCATCGTGGGCTCAGCCCTAAGGGGCTGTGAGGGATCTCTGGAGTTTGTTTTAGGGATGAGGAGGACACGTGCCCCAGCATCATGCACAGCCTGGAGCCACGGAGCATGGACCAGTGAGTTAGATTGAGGCTGTTTCTTCAGCcagaaaaatccaggaaaatgaGTTTTTCCCATTCTGCACcacctgtggcagctgcagcctccaGCTAAGTTTGGGATAAAAGCATACATCCAAATAAATCAAATATTCCAGTGTTTGGCTGGCAGCTCTGGTGGCTTCCTCTGTAATGATTTCCTGCCCCTCTCTGCTGGCTGGGAGCTCCTTTCTTGTTCAGGAACAAAACTGTATTTAACAATACTTCCCATTGTTTGCCCTTTCATTCAAAGGGAAGGAGCCGCTGCCCTCTGAAGATACAAATTAATTAGAAGCAAATACTCTCCTGTTCTCTGGAGCAGAAAGGCCAAACAGAGTGGCTTTCTGTGGAAACATGGCACCAGAGTGGCTCTTGTGTCCTGCTCCTTTACATAACTGATTGCTATCTGCTCAACTGAGGTGCCACTGAAAGCCCCAAACCTCTTTTTGTTTGGTATCGTTGATTTTCTGCTAATGCTTGAATGGAAGCAAAGCCCCCCAAAATGATTCATGGCCGTGTTTAATAAGAGATTTATAGACAGTGAGCCAGCAGGACAGATGTAACCAAAATCCTGCAGTGGGTTGAGTTGTGCTTGGTCTTTTTAGCTGaattttagtttggtttttgaAGTATGGTGCTGATGGATGTTGTGGGTGCTTTCGACCTGAGCCATTGGTTAAAGTAAAAATGAAAtactaaaaattcaaattttaataattttaaataatttttaatatttctaataatttttaataaccTGGGCCGAGCCCTCTGCTGAGGTGGGATTGTGTAGGTCACATATACAGCTCCTAGGGGTTGTGTATTTAATTTTACCTCTGAGTAAAATTTTGCCTCTGGGAGATGTCTGAGGTGTCCCTtcctgccctggagctgccctggtgcCCCTGCCTTGCCAGGGAAGGACAGCAGAGCAGGACTGGTTCCCCCATACCCACTGTCCCTTTGTTTCTGGTTTATTTAAGCTGAAAATATCAGTATTTAATGGGATATGGTTTGCTTATCACTCTAAAAGCCTCAAAATAGAGCTGATCTTTGAGATTCTCCCTCAGTGGGAGCTGAGCCCCATCTCCAGCAGGATCTGGGAATGCTGGGGATATTGCAGCTGGGAGTGTCAATGCACAGATTTCCCACTGGTGATGGGGCTGCGATGGCACAAAGAGTTTAAAACCGCCCTGTGAGTCGTTCTGCTGCTGTTGGGTTGGGCATCCCTGAGCAGGGACCATCCTCCTGCCATTCCAGAACCCCTCCTGGCGTTCCTCAGGGCCAGAGGGAACCATCCAGCCCATGTCCTGAGGGTGGGGATGCCCCAGAGCCTCCATGGgatgccccagcccagcagggcaccATGGCCATGTCCTACTTAGAACAGAACACTGCTCCCTTTGTCCCCGAGCCATCACCCCGGGTTACTGAGCAACAGCTCTGCAAAACTTGTTATTTTATCTGCAGGGAGGAAAAGTGAACGCAGAACTCGGGGATAATCGCAGGGAAAGACACCTCAGGGGCAGGGTTTGAGTTCAGAAATGCTCCTTGCTGGGGTTTCTGCTCTCTCAGTGTGCACAGGTTTCgagcacagagctgggtttgggtttgtacGTGGCACTTGCCAATTATCTAAcagttttgggggaaaaaaaaggtggattatggcagagctgggctgcagttCAGCCCTGGAGCTGTTCCCACCGTGTCCTGAAGATGATGCACATGGTCAGCCCTCGTTGCTGTCAAAATTTGTCATTTTTAAGCAATCTGGTGGTCTTGGACTGTAAATGTGCTTTACAAACCAATCCTCTGTGTGCCCACAATGGCCAGATTTGGAGGTGCTGGCAGGACAGCCCAGAATTTCCAGCTTTTCCATGTTACTGCTTGCTCCTGGGTACTGGTGAGCTCTGGAGATGGTGCATCTGAGCAGGTTGGGAAAATCTGGTATTCTGGTTTTCAAGCTACACTTTAATAACGTTTTTGCCTTGTTGATGGGGGCTTCTTTTGTTACTGAGAGGAGAAGCTGGcctgcagaggcagaggaacagaaggagggctggaggtggctggTGGGTGCACAGAGATGCTCTGCTGACCTTTCTCAGAGCAGAGGTGTCTGCAGGGTCTGGATTTTtacttcagcaggaaaaaacatCAAGGGAAGTAATGATGGAACTGCTGCAGGTGTTCATCAATTCACTGTTTAGAACCCCTGGTGAAATTCCTGCCACCCTCCTGGTATGTGTGGGGCAGCAGAATGATGTCAGCTGAACAGAGCTGTCCATTTTCACAAATTACTAACCCAGGAGATGTTAAATCATGATTGGATTCTGAGGATCCCTTTTGcagaagctggggctgccatGGAGGGGGAGACCAGGGGATTTTCCCAAGTTTTCAGGTGTCACCTGCCCCGTGAGGGGAATATTTCCAATTGCTGCGTGAGGAAATCAAAGCCTGACCTCCTGTTAGCATCATGACAGGTTATTTTAACGATTTTCCCCTTCCATTTTGCAGTGgcccaggagaaggcagagcagatcCCCCTGGAGAACCGCTCGTGCGTGCTGATCCGGCGGGACCTGGTGGCGCTCCCTGCCAGCCTCATCAGCCAGATCGGTTACCGCTGCCACCCCAAGCTCTACTCCGAGGGGGACCCTGGCGAGAAACTCGAGCTCGTTGCAGGTAGATTTTCCTTGGAATTTCCTTGGAATACCTCTGGGTTGCTGCTGTTCCCCTTCTGGAGCTGTGCTCTCCATCTCGCGTGCCCTTGCTGTGTCTTTCTGGATTATTCGTCACCAAGCGTTTTTTGGAAAGTTCCGAGTTTCCTTTAATTTGCTGACAGAAAAATGTGTCATTAACAGGATTTATTCAATTGAATTAATTTAGCATTTTAATTGAATTCTGCAGCTTGTGTTCTTCCTGCTCGGTGTGGCTGCAGTGAGTGTGTTTTCATTTAGAATCACAGATCTAAAAGCCCAACAACCCCCACTCAAGAATTGCCACATTATAAGATTTACAAAGCAAGGGAGATAAAATCTGTGTCAATGAACAAGCTctgaaaaacctgcaaaatttCTTTATAAATTTACTAAGTGGTCAaacactgcagcaggaggaggaggaattgggTTTGATCCTTTCTTCTGTCTTTGATTTCATTTTGGAGGGAATTTACAATATTGAGAGAATTTACTCCTTCTCTATAAAGGATTTCTGGCCAGTGTGAGGTGGAAGATGGTTCTGGTTAGGGAGTGTAGAGCTGAAGGAGTGAAACCAGGTGGCTGTGGCATCCCAGGCACACCCAGCACTGCACAGAAAGTGTTTAACTGGAGTGACCAGCTCGAATTCCAGTGGAAATAATCATAATaatcataataataatatcCTGCTTTTAGAAGTTCCTCCCAGCTTTACTTTGCAGTGGGCTGGCTGTGGGTTTTTCCCTTGGATGTGGCTGTGTGGGGATGACTGGGCAGGACATCCAGACGTGCCCCCAGGTGGGGAGGTTTAATTAATCCCTGCAAAGCCCTTGGTCCAAGAGGGACATGTGGCAGCACAGTCCATCCAAATCAGTTCTTCCCTTGCAGTCATTTCTCTCTTGGTGAGTAGCATGATTTCACTTCCATTCTGGAGAAGGAATCAGGATTTCAGGGGATGCCCACAAAGGTTTGCAGCTGATGGAGGACAGGACTTTGATGGAAGGCAAAGCACAGCTTACAACCACAAGTATTTATTTGGGATCTGGAATATTCATTTTGTACCCATTTCCGTTTAATGTGAGACTTCTTAAAACCATCAAGTGGTGCAGGTTATTTTCACAGTGAGAGCTGCAAATTGGTTTGAGGCAACTCTGCTTGATTTACATTTTTCAATCTGGAAAAAAGCAGATTAATATCACTAACCGATAGTGGCTGCCtggttatttttcatttattaaagTGAAGTTCCCCTCAGTGATGGCTGGTGTTTGCTCTGATGCCTTATctcttaaaatacaaaataaactCCCCTAATTCCTGTCTCAGACCTGGAGGGGGGGCCTGATCCTGCTGTGAAAGTTTTCCTCAGCTCTCCAAGTGGGagtgttttccttttgtttctggTTTTTCATGCTACAGTTGATTCAGCAAACTCAAGCAGCCCTCTCTGAAAAAGGGTCTTTAACAAGGCTTGCAGTCAGCACAGCACATCTGagggaggggctgaggctgttactcaaaaaaaaaccaaaacaaaacaagactaAAAAACCTCATTAGATGGAAGAGAATACAATGAATTTCTGGTGAGAGTGGCATGGCCAGAGATGCAGAGGGTCACCCCAggggctgccctgagctccagctccatccacaGGGTCAGGGACAATCCTCTTCCCTGGAAATCCAGGAGGAGATGTTGCTGCTCCAGCAGATGTTTTATATCTCCAGAACACAGTGTGTTCTGGATCCAGCTATGACCCATTATTTAATCTTAATTAAAAGCAAATACCAAACCCTCTCATGTAAGAGAATGCTTGAAAAATGGGATAACCTCTCCCTGGAAGCAGTGCTGatgcaggagcaggctggtcTGTGAGCAGAGTAAAAAGGTTTGATATAAAACCTGCTCTAAAGTACTGCCAGACCTCTGGACATGTCCAGCTGCTTTGCACAGGGTTCCTTTTTCTTCCAGAAAACATCCTTAAAGGCAGCAGCTTCAAAGGCAGCAGTTGCTGTGCATTAGAAGGAAAATTCCCTGCTCACCAGAGGTACCAAGAGGTGATGGGCTGGGGTTTTGGAGGCAGTTAGATCTGTAACCAAGTACCTCTTTCTGTGCTAGatgggttttttctttcatttccagCTCTGTGTTCTGCAGCCttgcactggaaaaaaaaaaaaaaaagaaaaggccaAATGGATTGGGGTTTTCTTgcttcagaaaaaataaataatctgaTCTGTACATATCAAATCACAGTGTAAGCCTTGCACGGTGTGCATTGGTGAGAAAACAGGAATCCTTTCATTTGATTCCCATAGACTTCCTGTCTGTACAGATAAAATTAGGAGTTGTTATTGCCTGGATTTGCCAGGATTCTCCAGAATTCCCTCTGTCCTTGTTGCAGCAGGTGAAGAGGAGGCTCCCAGCAGCGAGAGGCGCTGTGGGTGCCTCAGGGGTggctctgtgcctgtgtcagggGCTCATTCTGGATTTCCCTCTCCCCTTGCAGGCTCAGGTGTTTACATCACCCGGGGGCAGCTGATGAATTGCCATTTATGTGCTGGTGTCAAACACAAGGTCCTGCTCAGACGTCTCCTGGCCACCTTCTTCGATCGGTACGtcctgtcccgtcccgtcccatcctgctgctcctcgTGCTCTGCCAGGGCATCCCCTCCCTGTTCCTTCACCTCCAGGGCTTTAACCCCGTGTCAGGAGTGCCTCATCCTCTGCACTCAGCTCTGTGCATTTTCTTAGTGATGCTTGAGGACTTTTTTCCGTTTCCATGCACATTTCCCACTCCTCACATGAAAATCCCGGTGATGCCTcacctgcagggaggagggcaaggagtggctgtgccctggtcCCCTCTCCCAGGATGTTCCatctaaatatatttatatttatatttatatttatatttataaatagtgagtcagaaagctgatttattattttatgatatatattctATTGTATCCTTTGCCTCCCCACAGGAACACTCTTGCCAACAGCTGTGGAACTGGAATCAGGTCCTCCACGAGCGATCCCAGCAGGAAGCCCTTGGACAGCAGGGTCCTCAATGCAGTCAAATGTAAGGAGAGGGGTTTTCTGCTGCTGGGGTGGGACAGcatggcccagccctgggcagggaagggcacTCTGTTGTGTGGTAATGGTGGAATTAAGTTGTAGgaaaatcaatttattttttagtttacatcattgcccagagaagctgtgagtgGGATCTGctctccatcagccacttcccaCTCAGTCACCTGTAGTGTTTTGGGACAGGAGGTGCTGGAGGAATCCCTAAAGGGTTTAGAAAGATCTGTTTGCCATGGGCTTCAGATGCAGTAGGAATCACTGTGTTCTCTCACCCTGGCTGAATTCTGGGGAGTAAATCTATGTGTAAATATTACTGTGCTGGAGAACAAAATTCTTAAGCAGTTTTTTTCATTTAGTTTTTAAGATTTTGGAGAGAATTCTTTCCCCTCCATAATTGTAAAGTGCAGGGGCCTTCCAGCTGCCCTGAGagcaaggaaaggaatggaatgataataaaatcttgtgactgactggAGAGTCCAAGctagctgactgtgattggccgttaattaaaaacaaccacatgagaccaatcacagatgcacctgttgcattccacagcagcagataaccattgtttacattttgttcctgaggcctctcagcttctcaggagaaaagatcctggcaaaaggatttttcataaaacatgtctgcgACAGGGGCCATTCTGGGGTGTTTATACCTCCCTGCTTGTCCCTTTTTGTTCGTACCttcttggtttgtttcttcTTGGTTGTCTCTTCTTGTTCATACCTTTTTGGTTGTTCCTCCTTGATCATACCTTCCTGGTTGTCCCTTCTTGTTCATACCTTCCTGGTCCTTCTTGTTCATGCCTTCTTGGTTGTCCCTTCTTGTTCATGCCTTCATAAGTTATGTCTGCGACAGTGGCCCTTCTGGGGTGTTAATGCATTCTTGGTTGTCCCTTCTTGTTCATACCTTCTTGGTTGTTCCTCCTTGATCATACCTTCCTGGTTGTCCCTTCTTATTCCTGGTGGTGTTCCTTCTTGTTCGTACCTTCCTGGTCCTTCTTGTTCATACCTTCTTGGTTGTCCCTTCTTGTTCCTGGTTGTGTCCCTTCTTGTTCATACCTTTTTGGTTGTCCCTTCTTGTTCTTACCTTCCTGGTTGTCCCTTCTTGTTCCTGGTTGTGTTCCTTCTTGTTCATACCTTCTTGGTTGTCCCTTCTTGTTCATACCTTTTTGGTTGTTCCTCCTTGATCATACCTTCTTGGTTGTCCCTTCTTGTTCCTGGTTGTGTCCCTTCTTGTTCATACCTTTTTGGTTGTCCCTTCTTGTTCCTGGTTGTGTCCCTTCTTGTTCATACCTTTTTGGTTGTCCCTTCTTGTTCTTACCTTCCTGATTGTCCCTTCTTGTTCATACCTTCATAAATTATGTCTGCGACAGTGGCCCTTCTGGGGTGTTCATACATTCTTGGTTGTCCCTTCTTGTTCATACCTTTTTGGTTGTCCCTTCTTGTTCCTGGTTGTGTCCCTTCTTGTTCATACCTTTTTGGTTGTTCCTCCTTGATCATACCTTCCTGGTTGTCCCTTCTTGTTCCTGGTGGTGTTCCTTCTTGTTTGTACCTTCTTGGTTGTCCCTTCTTGTTCCTGATTGTGTCCCTTCTTGTTCATACCTTTTTGGTTGTCCCTTCTTGTTCTTACCTTCCTAGTTGTCCCTTCTTGTTCATACCTTCATAAGTTATGTCTGCGACAGTGGCCCTTCTAGGGTGTTAATACATTCTTGGTTGTCCCTTCTTGTTCTTACCTTCCTGGTTGTCCCTTCTTGTTCATACCTTCATAAGTTATGTCTGCGACAGTGGCCCTTCTGGGGTGTTAATACATTCTTGGTTGTCCCTTCTTGTTCACACATTCCTGGTTGTCCCCTCTTGTCCCTACCTTCCTGGTTGTCTCCAGCCGAGGAGCTCTGTCTGCGTGGAGAGCTCAGGCCCGTGGGTGAAGCCCTGCTCTGTCCAGGCTCCCCTTCGTGTCCCTCCCGCCGAAAGCTGAGCCCCGTGTCTCCCTGTCTTTGCAGTGTACTGCCAGAACTTTGCCCCGAGCTTTAAGGAGAGCGAGATGAACGTGATCGCGGCCGACATGTGCACCAACGCGCGGCGCGTGCGCAAGCGCTGGCTGCCCAAGATCAAGTCCATGCTGCCCGAGGGGATGGAGATGTACCGCAGCGTCATGGGCTCCTCCACAAACACTGTCCCCCTGGAGCCCGACTTCCAGCCCGGCGCGGCGCAGCCCTTCGAGCAGCGCATCTATGCAGAGCGGAGGAGCGAGGCGGGGACTATCGTAGCCCTGAGAACTAGCACGGTGAACGTGGAGCTCAGCAACGGGTCCAGCCAGTCCTTCGAGCAGGGCGAGGACGCCGAGGGCGGCGGCTCCGTCATCCAGGAGGCGGCTGCCACCGAGGCTGTGGCGTCAGAAACCCAAAGCACCCCCCAACCCTTCGAGCAGGGCTCGGGCTCCTCCAGCCGGCCCGAGACCCCCGTGAGGAGACAGGATGGTACTTATGGAGGGACTTTATAGAGAGAGCAAACATTTCATCACCTATAAGGGATCTGTAATACTAAAGCTGCTTGCATGCATTACTAATacgaaacaaaaaaaaaaaaatgtgatcAAGCCACTTACCTACTGAACTGCTACTGTTGCCtgaaaaaaatgtgatttttattCTGCTTGTATTTAAAATTTATGAAGGAAATAATCGCATTCGTTATACTGTAAACGACTAGGTCTGTGGCGAcctacttaaaaaaatattgggCTCCTTTTTTGATATTCCTGAGGTTAGTCTATAAGATtgtagctttttcttttttttttttcctttcctttccttttttttttggttttttttttgttttttttttttctttttttgtttgtttgttttaagaaGGGGAGGAGAAAAGCTAGCCACCCCCCACCCACC includes the following:
- the NACC2 gene encoding nucleus accumbens-associated protein 2, whose product is MSQMLHIEIPNFGNTVLGCLNEQRLLGLYCDVSIVVKGQAFKAHRAVLAASSLYFRDLFSGNSKNAFELPGTVPPACFQQILSFCYTGKLTMAASEQLVVMYTAGFLQIQHIVEKGTDLMFKVSSPHCDSQTTMIEDPSSEPQSPCNQLQSASAPYVMSPSMPIPLLTRVKHENLELQALPGLPGKRPLEPGARDGPGGAGASAGPLKLSRVSYYGVPNLATLLPNVQQVQYSQGERTSPGASSIPTTDSPTSYHNEEDEEDDEAYDTMVEEQYGQMYIKSSGGYSVAQEKAEQIPLENRSCVLIRRDLVALPASLISQIGYRCHPKLYSEGDPGEKLELVAGSGVYITRGQLMNCHLCAGVKHKVLLRRLLATFFDRNTLANSCGTGIRSSTSDPSRKPLDSRVLNAVKLYCQNFAPSFKESEMNVIAADMCTNARRVRKRWLPKIKSMLPEGMEMYRSVMGSSTNTVPLEPDFQPGAAQPFEQRIYAERRSEAGTIVALRTSTVNVELSNGSSQSFEQGEDAEGGGSVIQEAAATEAVASETQSTPQPFEQGSGSSSRPETPVRRQDGTYGGTL